One Chiloscyllium plagiosum isolate BGI_BamShark_2017 chromosome 12, ASM401019v2, whole genome shotgun sequence DNA window includes the following coding sequences:
- the tiam1a gene encoding rho guanine nucleotide exchange factor TIAM1 isoform X6, translating to MSSQPSDSLPHQVPSRQLTDADKLRKVICELVETEQTYVKDLNYLLEKYLKPLQKEVFLTQDELDVLFGNLREMVQFQVEFLKTLEDGVRLVSDLEKLETVNQFKKVLFSLGGSFLYYADRFKLYSAFCASHTKVPKVLVKAKVNPAFKAFLDAQNPKQQHSSTLESYLIKPIQRVLKYPLLLKELISLTDSDSEEHYHLTVAMKAMNKVASHINEMQKLHEEYGAVFDQLISEQTGEKKEVVDLSMGDLLLHSTVTWLNPPTSFGKCKKDPELAAFVFKTAVVLVYKDGFKQKRKLGNISQRVSVSDDRDPFKFRHMIPTQALQIRSVATTDVETDCVFEIIHTKSESEGRPETNFHFCSSTPENKRDIIKAVQSILRDKHRRQLLKTESLPQSQQYIPFGGKRLCALKGARPVVNRAVSVPCRSLGKKRLSRNRFTIDADDLFGRSQSNESSQSPVTCNDTDRWVEEQFDLGKYEEQEDVKETDILSDDDEYCQSVKSSTLSKDLQEQLKAMSFTKDSFCENGKLSMHRTPEKSPSKTAFTAKQKVAAGANGVVENTTAEVIWVKREDFISTEKENDEI from the exons GATCTGAATTATCTcttggagaaatatttgaaacCTCTGCAGAAAGAAGTCTTTCTTACTCAAGATGAG CTTGATGTGCTTTTCGGAAACTTGAGAGAAATGGTTCAGTTCCAAGTGGAATTCTTGAAAACACTAGAAGATGGTGTAAGATTGGTATCTGACCTTGAAAAGCTTGAAACAGTCAATCAGTTCAAG AAAGTCCTGTTCTCCTTGGGTGGTTCATTTTTGTACTATGCTGATCGCTTCAAGCTATACAGTGCATTCTGTGCCAGTCATACAAAGGTTCCCAAGGTCCTTGTTAAAG CCAAAGTTAATCCAGCTTTTAAGGCCTTTCTTGATGCCCAGAATCCTAAACAGCAGCACTCATCAACATTGGAGTCCTACCTGATCAAGCCTATTCAGCgtgttctgaaatatcccctgCTTCTGAAGGAGCTGATCTCTCTTACAGACTCAGATAGTGAAGAACATTATCATCTAACTG TGGCAATGAAAGCCATGAATAAAGTAGCAAGCCACATAAATGAAATGCAGAAACTACATGAAGAATATGGTGCTGTGTTTGACCAGCTTATATCTGAGCAAACTGGAGAGAAGAAAGAG GTTGTGGACCTTTCAATGGGAGACCTTCTTCTCCATTCCACAGTTACTTGGCTAAATCCTCCCACATCCTTTGGGAAGTGTAAGAAAGATCCTGAattggcagcatttg TGTTCAAAACTGCAGTTGTTCTTGTGTATAAAGACGGTTTCAAGCAGAAAAGGAAATTG GGAAACATTTCTCAGAGAGTATCAGTCTCAGATGATCGAGATCCTTTCAAATTTCGTCATATGATTCCAACTCAAGCATTGCAGATTCGATCAGTTGCAACCACAG ATGTTGAGACCGATTGTGTCTTTGAAATAATTCACACAAAATCTGAGTCAGAAGGAAGACCAGAGACAAACTTTCACTTCTGTAGCAG TACTCCTGAGAACAAACGGGATATTATCAAGGCAGTTCAGTCCATATTACGTGATAAACATCGAAGGCAGCTTCTAAAAACTGAAAGTTTGCCACAGTCTCAGCAATACATTCCTTTTGGGGGAAAGCGACTATGTGCATTGAAAGGAGCAAGGCCAGTAGTGAATCGAGCTG TTTCAGTACCCTGCAGAAGCCTAGGCAAGAAGAGACTATCCAGGAACAGATTTACTATTGATGCAGATGATCTGTTTGGACGTAGTCAAAGTAATGAATCTTCACAGTCCCCAGTGACATGCAATGATACTGATCGTTGGGTGGAAGAACAGTTTGATCTTGGTAAGTATGAAGAACAGGAAGATGTCAAAGAGACTGATATTCTAAGTGATGATGACGAATACTGCCAGTCAGTAAAAAGTTCAACACTGTCAAAAGATTTGCAAGAGCAGCTGAAAGCAATGAGCTTCACAAAAGATAGTTTCTGTGAGAATGGAAAACTATCCATGCATAGAACGCCAGAAAAATCACCATCAAAAACAGCATTTACTGCAAAGCAAAAAGTTGCAGCAGGAGCTAATGGCGTAGTGGAAAATACCACAGCAGAAGTAATCTGGGTAAAACGTGAAGACTTCATTTCAACTGAGAAAGAAAATGATGAAATCTAA
- the tiam1a gene encoding rho guanine nucleotide exchange factor TIAM1 isoform X5, with the protein MSTEQVTAFCRGLHELSPSNMSSQPSDSLPHQVPSRQLTDADKLRKVICELVETEQTYVKDLNYLLEKYLKPLQKEVFLTQDELDVLFGNLREMVQFQVEFLKTLEDGVRLVSDLEKLETVNQFKKVLFSLGGSFLYYADRFKLYSAFCASHTKVPKVLVKAKVNPAFKAFLDAQNPKQQHSSTLESYLIKPIQRVLKYPLLLKELISLTDSDSEEHYHLTVAMKAMNKVASHINEMQKLHEEYGAVFDQLISEQTGEKKEVVDLSMGDLLLHSTVTWLNPPTSFGKCKKDPELAAFVFKTAVVLVYKDGFKQKRKLGNISQRVSVSDDRDPFKFRHMIPTQALQIRSVATTDVETDCVFEIIHTKSESEGRPETNFHFCSSTPENKRDIIKAVQSILRDKHRRQLLKTESLPQSQQYIPFGGKRLCALKGARPVVNRAVSVPCRSLGKKRLSRNRFTIDADDLFGRSQSNESSQSPVTCNDTDRWVEEQFDLGKYEEQEDVKETDILSDDDEYCQSVKSSTLSKDLQEQLKAMSFTKDSFCENGKLSMHRTPEKSPSKTAFTAKQKVAAGANGVVENTTAEVIWVKREDFISTEKENDEI; encoded by the exons GATCTGAATTATCTcttggagaaatatttgaaacCTCTGCAGAAAGAAGTCTTTCTTACTCAAGATGAG CTTGATGTGCTTTTCGGAAACTTGAGAGAAATGGTTCAGTTCCAAGTGGAATTCTTGAAAACACTAGAAGATGGTGTAAGATTGGTATCTGACCTTGAAAAGCTTGAAACAGTCAATCAGTTCAAG AAAGTCCTGTTCTCCTTGGGTGGTTCATTTTTGTACTATGCTGATCGCTTCAAGCTATACAGTGCATTCTGTGCCAGTCATACAAAGGTTCCCAAGGTCCTTGTTAAAG CCAAAGTTAATCCAGCTTTTAAGGCCTTTCTTGATGCCCAGAATCCTAAACAGCAGCACTCATCAACATTGGAGTCCTACCTGATCAAGCCTATTCAGCgtgttctgaaatatcccctgCTTCTGAAGGAGCTGATCTCTCTTACAGACTCAGATAGTGAAGAACATTATCATCTAACTG TGGCAATGAAAGCCATGAATAAAGTAGCAAGCCACATAAATGAAATGCAGAAACTACATGAAGAATATGGTGCTGTGTTTGACCAGCTTATATCTGAGCAAACTGGAGAGAAGAAAGAG GTTGTGGACCTTTCAATGGGAGACCTTCTTCTCCATTCCACAGTTACTTGGCTAAATCCTCCCACATCCTTTGGGAAGTGTAAGAAAGATCCTGAattggcagcatttg TGTTCAAAACTGCAGTTGTTCTTGTGTATAAAGACGGTTTCAAGCAGAAAAGGAAATTG GGAAACATTTCTCAGAGAGTATCAGTCTCAGATGATCGAGATCCTTTCAAATTTCGTCATATGATTCCAACTCAAGCATTGCAGATTCGATCAGTTGCAACCACAG ATGTTGAGACCGATTGTGTCTTTGAAATAATTCACACAAAATCTGAGTCAGAAGGAAGACCAGAGACAAACTTTCACTTCTGTAGCAG TACTCCTGAGAACAAACGGGATATTATCAAGGCAGTTCAGTCCATATTACGTGATAAACATCGAAGGCAGCTTCTAAAAACTGAAAGTTTGCCACAGTCTCAGCAATACATTCCTTTTGGGGGAAAGCGACTATGTGCATTGAAAGGAGCAAGGCCAGTAGTGAATCGAGCTG TTTCAGTACCCTGCAGAAGCCTAGGCAAGAAGAGACTATCCAGGAACAGATTTACTATTGATGCAGATGATCTGTTTGGACGTAGTCAAAGTAATGAATCTTCACAGTCCCCAGTGACATGCAATGATACTGATCGTTGGGTGGAAGAACAGTTTGATCTTGGTAAGTATGAAGAACAGGAAGATGTCAAAGAGACTGATATTCTAAGTGATGATGACGAATACTGCCAGTCAGTAAAAAGTTCAACACTGTCAAAAGATTTGCAAGAGCAGCTGAAAGCAATGAGCTTCACAAAAGATAGTTTCTGTGAGAATGGAAAACTATCCATGCATAGAACGCCAGAAAAATCACCATCAAAAACAGCATTTACTGCAAAGCAAAAAGTTGCAGCAGGAGCTAATGGCGTAGTGGAAAATACCACAGCAGAAGTAATCTGGGTAAAACGTGAAGACTTCATTTCAACTGAGAAAGAAAATGATGAAATCTAA